From one Thermatribacter velox genomic stretch:
- the pgk gene encoding phosphoglycerate kinase, protein MNKKTIKDLSKEELQGKRVLVRVDFNVPLNEKGEVTDNTRIVSSLPTIKYLLENGAKVILVSHLGRPKGKVKEELRMDPVARELEKLLGKKVHKVNQCIGEEVEKAVTELKEGEVLLLENVRFYPEEEAGDEEFARQLAKLADIYVNDAFGTAHRAHASTAVVAKFLPAYAGFLMEKELQVLGEKLNNPDRPFLAILGGAKVSSKIGVIRKLLEKVDILLIGGGMSYTFIKAMGYEVGTSLLEESMIEEARKIMDKAKELKVTFELPEDFVVAPEGKEGVPTQVVKWNQIPPDMGGFDIGPETVEKFGRFIAGAKTIFWNGPLGLFEVDAFAKGTIEIAKKVAASGAVTIVGGGDTIAAIKKAGVEDKITHISTGGGASLEFVEGKKLPGVEALLDK, encoded by the coding sequence ATGAACAAAAAAACCATAAAGGACCTTAGCAAAGAGGAGCTTCAGGGTAAGAGAGTGCTGGTACGGGTAGACTTCAACGTGCCACTCAACGAAAAAGGAGAAGTTACCGATAATACACGTATTGTGAGCAGTCTGCCCACCATTAAATACTTGCTTGAAAATGGTGCTAAGGTTATACTGGTTTCCCATCTGGGAAGACCCAAGGGTAAAGTTAAGGAAGAGCTACGCATGGACCCTGTAGCCCGGGAACTGGAGAAGCTCCTGGGGAAGAAGGTGCACAAAGTAAACCAGTGCATTGGGGAAGAAGTGGAAAAAGCAGTAACTGAGCTGAAAGAGGGAGAAGTATTGCTCCTTGAAAACGTTCGCTTTTACCCTGAAGAGGAGGCTGGCGATGAGGAGTTCGCCCGCCAGCTTGCCAAACTGGCTGACATCTATGTCAACGACGCCTTTGGCACTGCCCACCGTGCTCATGCTTCAACCGCTGTGGTCGCTAAGTTTCTCCCTGCTTATGCAGGATTTCTTATGGAAAAAGAGCTTCAGGTGCTGGGTGAGAAGCTCAATAATCCTGACCGGCCATTCTTGGCCATCCTGGGTGGAGCAAAAGTCTCAAGCAAAATTGGTGTTATCCGGAAACTACTTGAGAAAGTCGACATCCTGCTTATAGGCGGAGGCATGTCCTATACTTTCATCAAAGCCATGGGTTATGAAGTGGGTACCTCTCTCCTTGAAGAGTCCATGATTGAAGAAGCCAGGAAAATCATGGATAAGGCAAAAGAGCTGAAGGTAACCTTTGAACTTCCTGAGGATTTTGTGGTTGCCCCGGAAGGCAAAGAAGGGGTGCCTACTCAAGTGGTAAAATGGAATCAAATTCCCCCTGACATGGGTGGCTTTGATATTGGTCCTGAAACCGTAGAAAAGTTCGGACGCTTCATAGCAGGAGCAAAAACCATTTTCTGGAATGGACCGCTGGGGCTCTTTGAAGTGGATGCATTTGCTAAAGGAACCATCGAAATTGCCAAAAAGGTAGCTGCAAGCGGTGCAGTTACCATTGTTGGTGGTGGAGACACCATCGCAGCAATTAAGAAAGCAGGGGTTGAGGATAAAATCACCCATATTTCAACTGGAGGAGGGGCATCACTGGAGTTTGTTGAGGGCAAAAAGCTCCCCGGAGTGGAGGCGCTTCTTGATAAGTAG